The following are encoded in a window of Campylobacterota bacterium genomic DNA:
- a CDS encoding ankyrin repeat domain-containing protein — translation MKRIRILYALVWALSIFSCVFAGEQNHYDLLQLPTDVTQDAIDATFYLIFKEFPDAELDKLHAAGQINADTLTERFNTLDAQYETSDRDLYDAPGITPPDVAKLVAAVVLMDPTTRAEYDKTLGQQEPPVDSSDQPPVEPVQDVPPVEEPAEPAVDQATLNEDLYNAFIDGQQEQMRDLIGLGADLNAKFDGMTILHHAIGYGDVVEIQVLLGMGFDPNILTDEREVEGSRGPVVVPPRSALGLVADSMIAARGPQASVQATRQNLLLITQMLLDGGAIASEGFINGVSASIASMGRNKSPEHDQFVNLLGGQPAVVQPQPLPVEPAPGPVAPSVEPAVLPAQPAPVAPKPAPVQPAAEQQVAGEADPNFTLHLAVVEGNIASATQALAAGADINLKDADELSPLMKSVMQGNLELVQLLVNNNADVNTKAKADQQGLAMTCVHAAVMLFSSNPTVAPAILELLLSKGADVNATDMQGSTPMHWALNIKSAEAVEVLAKHGAKTDIKNQAGSSAETLAQAWRSQKDVSDAKTRIMKVFAPQLQATEKQVQAAAVAKRSEPYKRKYRTFSRPISRYRGLRRSRSASDIRSQARGQRGRRAGRRDARGKAVGRQSARGQQARSTRRQRGAEGLVRGGRRATGRAAAGQAVRGAGRMQDQRVLPEANVRASGTSAGAAVRGRAARVAREAAEVDYVDEIVDEGPMP, via the coding sequence ATGAAACGTATTCGTATTTTATATGCTCTAGTTTGGGCATTATCTATTTTTTCCTGCGTTTTTGCAGGAGAGCAAAATCACTATGATTTGTTGCAACTTCCAACTGATGTTACACAAGATGCTATTGATGCAACATTTTATCTTATTTTTAAAGAATTTCCTGACGCTGAGCTGGATAAGCTACATGCTGCGGGTCAGATTAATGCAGATACACTGACAGAGCGGTTCAATACCTTAGATGCTCAATATGAGACTTCTGATCGAGATTTGTATGATGCGCCAGGGATCACACCACCAGATGTTGCAAAGCTGGTGGCGGCTGTAGTTTTGATGGATCCTACAACGCGAGCGGAATATGACAAAACGTTGGGACAGCAAGAACCTCCAGTTGATTCTTCAGATCAGCCACCAGTAGAACCTGTTCAAGATGTACCTCCAGTGGAGGAGCCGGCTGAGCCAGCTGTTGATCAAGCAACACTCAATGAAGATTTGTATAATGCATTTATTGATGGGCAGCAAGAGCAAATGAGAGATCTCATTGGTCTTGGCGCTGATCTTAATGCAAAATTTGATGGCATGACCATCTTGCATCATGCAATTGGGTATGGTGATGTAGTAGAAATTCAGGTATTGCTTGGTATGGGCTTTGACCCGAATATCTTGACCGACGAGCGCGAAGTAGAGGGAAGTCGTGGGCCAGTTGTTGTGCCACCACGTTCGGCATTAGGACTTGTTGCAGATTCCATGATTGCAGCGCGAGGACCACAGGCATCTGTTCAGGCAACACGTCAGAATCTTCTGCTTATAACGCAAATGTTGTTAGATGGTGGAGCGATTGCCTCAGAAGGTTTTATCAATGGCGTCAGTGCAAGTATAGCCTCTATGGGGCGCAATAAATCTCCTGAGCATGATCAATTTGTTAACTTACTAGGTGGCCAGCCAGCAGTTGTTCAACCACAGCCGCTGCCTGTTGAGCCGGCGCCAGGTCCTGTTGCACCATCGGTAGAGCCTGCTGTACTACCTGCTCAACCAGCTCCTGTTGCACCAAAACCAGCTCCAGTTCAACCTGCTGCTGAACAGCAGGTTGCGGGTGAGGCTGATCCAAACTTTACGTTGCATTTGGCAGTTGTTGAAGGAAATATTGCATCAGCTACGCAAGCCCTTGCAGCGGGTGCAGATATTAACTTAAAAGATGCTGATGAGCTTTCGCCGCTTATGAAGTCGGTCATGCAGGGTAATTTGGAGCTAGTTCAATTGCTCGTGAACAACAATGCCGATGTTAATACAAAAGCAAAAGCAGATCAACAGGGTCTTGCGATGACATGTGTGCATGCTGCGGTGATGTTGTTTTCCAGTAATCCAACAGTCGCACCTGCAATTCTTGAATTGCTGCTGAGTAAAGGAGCGGATGTTAATGCCACCGATATGCAAGGATCAACTCCAATGCACTGGGCATTGAACATTAAGTCTGCCGAGGCTGTTGAAGTTCTTGCAAAGCATGGAGCTAAAACTGATATCAAAAATCAGGCGGGAAGTAGTGCCGAAACACTTGCGCAGGCATGGAGATCACAAAAAGACGTTTCTGATGCTAAAACAAGAATTATGAAAGTATTTGCTCCTCAGCTACAAGCGACAGAAAAACAGGTTCAGGCTGCAGCGGTTGCTAAAAGGAGTGAGCCATATAAGCGTAAATATCGAACCTTTAGCCGTCCTATCAGCAGGTATCGTGGACTTCGTCGAAGCAGATCTGCCTCAGACATTAGAAGCCAAGCACGTGGTCAACGTGGCAGACGTGCTGGTAGACGTGATGCTCGAGGTAAGGCTGTGGGGCGTCAATCAGCACGAGGGCAGCAAGCTCGTAGTACGCGTCGCCAAAGAGGAGCAGAGGGACTGGTAAGAGGAGGCCGTCGAGCGACCGGAAGAGCTGCTGCAGGACAAGCTGTGCGTGGTGCTGGCCGTATGCAAGATCAGCGTGTTTTGCCTGAGGCGAATGTTCGTGCTTCGGGTACTAGTGCTGGGGCAGCAGTAAGAGGACGGGCTGCTCGTGTTGCACGTGAAGCGGCAGAAGTAGATTATGTAGATGAGATTGTAGATGAAGGGCCGATGCCTTAG
- the galE gene encoding UDP-glucose 4-epimerase GalE — protein MSGTILVIGGAGYIGSCTAHLLHQSGCNVIVLDSLLHGQKFLLPSVQLIQDDMGNSAILERIFKQYPIKAVMLFGALIEVGESVKYPARFYDNNVKRILTLLDSMLEYGVGTLIFSSSCAVYGVPEYTPMDEYHPRNPVNAYGKTKLTIEFALQDYAQAYGLHYVALRYFNAAGALPDYGLGEQHDPETHVLPLLLRAALNKKPFTIWGTDYDTRDGSCVRDFIHVHDIAHAHLQALHYLVEGGSSDAFNLGTGHGYTIKELVQAVERTCNVNVDVIHEQRRGGDVAVLVANHAKATSVLGWQPVHSQLQNIVSSALEWEVKKRLLFDKVQ, from the coding sequence ATGAGTGGAACAATCTTGGTTATCGGTGGTGCAGGTTATATTGGCTCATGTACCGCCCATCTTTTACATCAGTCTGGGTGTAATGTTATAGTACTTGATAGTTTGTTGCATGGGCAAAAATTTTTACTCCCATCTGTTCAGTTAATTCAAGATGATATGGGCAATTCCGCTATTCTTGAGCGTATTTTCAAGCAATACCCAATTAAAGCAGTCATGCTTTTTGGGGCGCTCATTGAAGTAGGTGAGTCGGTCAAGTACCCTGCCCGCTTTTATGACAACAATGTCAAAAGAATTTTAACGTTGCTTGATAGCATGCTTGAGTATGGTGTTGGGACATTGATTTTTTCTTCAAGCTGTGCCGTGTATGGTGTGCCTGAATACACGCCTATGGATGAGTATCACCCTCGCAATCCCGTCAATGCTTATGGCAAAACGAAGTTAACAATAGAGTTTGCCTTGCAGGATTATGCTCAAGCTTATGGGTTACATTATGTCGCACTACGCTATTTTAATGCCGCTGGTGCGTTGCCAGACTACGGCCTTGGCGAGCAACATGATCCTGAAACACACGTTTTACCACTATTGCTGCGCGCTGCACTCAATAAAAAGCCATTTACCATTTGGGGCACAGATTATGATACGAGAGATGGTTCTTGTGTGCGCGATTTTATTCATGTTCATGATATTGCTCATGCACACTTGCAGGCATTGCACTATCTTGTAGAAGGTGGGAGCAGTGATGCTTTTAATTTGGGTACTGGCCATGGCTATACTATTAAAGAATTGGTTCAGGCTGTGGAAAGAACATGCAACGTAAATGTCGATGTTATTCATGAACAAAGACGTGGAGGTGATGTTGCAGTACTTGTTGCAAATCATGCTAAAGCGACATCTGTTCTTGGTTGGCAGCCGGTCCATTCTCAACTGCAAAATATTGTTAGTTCTGCGCTTGAGTGGGAAGTAAAAAAACGACTGCTCTTTGATAAGGTGCAGTGA
- a CDS encoding protein serine/threonine phosphatase 2C family protein, producing the protein MNRFKMLVLIVGLLSNYSGLFAMEDGMVPRGIRVLMLQAVASGLGKTNVVKVLSHCVAEDSNKKYRSTMEDEHDVQLFPDEDQAFFGVYDGHGGKQVATHVKQRLVSNIRQAYATSNDPEQALITAFSQTDSSLEVSRVRAYSSGSTAAVAWINGHNLHVAHVGDARVLLFDKEGRVLHVTKDHKPNSDDEKKRIQEAGLRIEFYDGCWRVDGLAVSRSFGDFGIFGKNPREKLILSEPIVTSLQLTGDEAYMVIACDGLWDVMDEHLGQDNDAKGQSSQVARFIFEQVKNGIEPHQLAQALVNEALKLDTADNLTAIVVKF; encoded by the coding sequence ATGAACAGATTCAAAATGTTAGTTTTAATTGTAGGTTTGCTGAGTAATTACTCTGGTCTGTTTGCCATGGAGGATGGCATGGTGCCTCGAGGTATTCGAGTTCTAATGTTGCAAGCGGTTGCTAGTGGATTAGGTAAGACCAATGTTGTTAAAGTACTTTCACATTGTGTAGCCGAAGATTCCAATAAAAAGTACAGATCTACAATGGAAGATGAACATGATGTTCAGCTTTTTCCAGACGAAGACCAGGCATTTTTTGGTGTGTATGATGGCCATGGTGGCAAGCAAGTTGCAACTCATGTTAAACAGCGTTTAGTTTCCAATATTCGTCAAGCATATGCAACAAGCAATGATCCTGAGCAAGCGTTGATCACCGCATTTTCCCAAACTGATAGTAGCCTTGAAGTGAGCAGAGTTAGAGCTTATTCTTCTGGATCAACGGCAGCAGTTGCATGGATTAATGGACATAATTTACATGTAGCCCATGTTGGAGATGCACGTGTGTTGCTTTTTGATAAGGAGGGTAGGGTATTGCACGTCACCAAAGACCATAAACCAAACAGTGATGATGAGAAAAAGCGAATTCAAGAGGCTGGATTGAGAATTGAGTTTTATGACGGTTGCTGGCGAGTTGATGGCCTGGCAGTGTCACGCTCGTTTGGTGATTTTGGCATTTTTGGAAAAAATCCACGTGAGAAATTGATTCTCTCAGAGCCAATAGTGACTTCACTGCAATTGACCGGGGACGAGGCTTACATGGTTATAGCCTGTGATGGATTGTGGGACGTTATGGATGAACATCTAGGGCAAGATAATGACGCAAAGGGGCAGTCCTCTCAAGTAGCTCGATTTATTTTTGAACAAGTTAAAAATGGCATTGAGCCTCATCAGCTAGCCCAGGCGCTTGTTAATGAGGCTTTGAAATTGGATACTGCAGATAATCTCACAGCCATTGTTGTTAAGTTTTGA
- a CDS encoding protein serine/threonine phosphatase 2C family protein: protein MTKTEKISFSVALLFSCITVCSLQAEVSFRTIISGARTVDIFNVPSSSHKTSARVAGTCALLARLGSAYGQNDQHHYKKSWAVVDAGQIIKNIYDFATQQGDRPRPEEVAVWRDWVHRLLVSAETVFAVLQDSADNEQKRLQLQSLESLTRLATMAANNACDMPRAILFTALLVGHGGYSCKEFTQELQAEDSEEIKELKRRAIDEGLLDSDGKPKNNGDDLQTILQKMREKMAAEKPDNGKSGENFVKNLQHSVDAQKGGRPTMEDEHDIQLFAEEGQAFFGVYDGHGGRQVATYVKKNLVKNIREEYKKNSDPEKALTDAFARTDADLKDVANANQCGSTAALAWINGQNVHIAHVADARVLLFDKDGKVLHITKDHKPNSDDEKKRIQAAGGVIFNGRVFGTLAVPRSFGDFQYVGTNGEKLIISEPTITTLQLTGKEAYMVVACDGLWDVMDNKLECDIGRPSEVGAFILNKVKEGTQQDVLAKVLVKTALSKGSTDNVSAIIVKFGEVEKK from the coding sequence ATGACAAAAACAGAAAAAATTTCTTTCTCCGTGGCTCTTCTTTTCTCTTGCATTACCGTTTGCAGCTTACAGGCTGAAGTTTCATTTAGGACAATAATAAGTGGGGCACGAACAGTAGATATATTCAATGTTCCGTCAAGCAGTCATAAAACTAGTGCTCGCGTAGCTGGCACATGTGCATTACTTGCACGGCTTGGTAGTGCGTATGGTCAAAATGATCAGCATCATTATAAAAAATCATGGGCGGTGGTTGATGCTGGGCAGATTATAAAAAATATATACGATTTTGCTACACAGCAGGGTGACAGACCAAGGCCAGAAGAGGTAGCTGTATGGCGTGACTGGGTGCATAGATTGTTGGTAAGTGCTGAGACAGTTTTTGCTGTTTTGCAAGATAGTGCTGATAATGAGCAAAAGCGCTTGCAGCTACAATCACTCGAGTCGCTGACAAGGCTTGCTACTATGGCAGCAAATAATGCCTGCGATATGCCACGTGCGATTTTGTTTACAGCACTTTTAGTTGGACATGGTGGTTATTCATGCAAAGAGTTTACTCAAGAGCTGCAAGCAGAAGACTCTGAAGAGATCAAGGAACTAAAAAGACGGGCCATTGATGAAGGGTTGCTTGATAGTGACGGTAAACCAAAAAATAACGGTGATGACCTGCAAACTATTTTGCAGAAAATGAGAGAAAAAATGGCAGCCGAAAAGCCGGATAATGGAAAGTCTGGCGAAAATTTTGTTAAGAATTTGCAACACAGTGTAGATGCCCAGAAAGGTGGGCGACCAACAATGGAAGACGAGCATGATATTCAGCTTTTTGCAGAGGAAGGCCAAGCATTTTTTGGTGTGTACGATGGCCATGGCGGTCGGCAAGTTGCAACTTATGTTAAAAAAAATCTGGTTAAAAATATTCGAGAAGAATACAAAAAAAATAGTGATCCTGAAAAAGCGTTAACTGATGCATTTGCAAGAACTGATGCGGATCTTAAAGACGTTGCTAATGCAAACCAATGTGGCTCAACAGCCGCATTAGCATGGATTAACGGACAAAACGTACATATTGCGCACGTTGCAGATGCACGAGTATTGCTTTTTGATAAGGACGGTAAGGTATTGCACATCACCAAGGACCATAAACCAAACAGTGATGATGAGAAAAAGCGAATTCAAGCTGCGGGTGGAGTAATTTTCAATGGAAGAGTTTTTGGTACATTAGCGGTCCCACGATCGTTTGGTGACTTTCAATATGTTGGAACTAATGGTGAAAAGTTGATCATTTCGGAACCAACGATAACGACGTTGCAATTGACTGGTAAGGAAGCCTACATGGTTGTAGCATGTGATGGATTGTGGGATGTAATGGATAATAAGCTTGAGTGTGACATTGGCAGACCGTCTGAAGTCGGAGCGTTTATTCTTAACAAGGTTAAAGAAGGCACACAGCAGGATGTTTTAGCTAAAGTATTGGTTAAGACAGCTCTAAGCAAAGGTTCTACTGATAATGTTTCAGCGATCATTGTTAAATTTGGAGAAGTAGAAAAAAAGTAA